GGCCGCGCAGGCTCTCGCCCGTCGGATCGGCGAAGAATGCCTCTAGCAGCCGAACCGCCGACGACTTGCCGGCGTTGTTCGGCCCGGCAACGAGCTGGATTGCCGTATCGACCTCGAGCTTGAGTGACTTGAATCCCAAGAATCGCTCGACATCGAGCTCGCAGACACGCACCCGGAGAATTTAGTTGCTGCCGAAGCGCCGCGCGGATGTTCAGCAGGAACGAGGCGCGAGCCCGGTGACGACCGGCCGCTTCGCCCCCGAGGCCGAAGAGCCTGCGTCACCTGTGCCGCGGCCCAACCCTGGGTCCGCCGGTGCGCTCGAGCCGCGCCTCGTCGCCAAATCGGGCCGGGTCGATGGCTCTGGTGGCCGATGTCCGGACGAAGGCAGACACGCCTTCCGCTCAGGGCTCCGCAGTCCACAAGCAGATTCCTGCCCCATGTGGAATGCCGCGCACTCGATTCCCGAGGTACGTCACACCGCCGCCAATGCTGCTCGATCGGAACAGCGCCAGCGGGTAGTCCACAACAGCCCACCGCCCCTTGCGCGGATATTCGAACAGATGTACGATCGGCCCACGGCCGCAAGGCGGGGTGCAACGAGAGGCCCCGGGGACCTGAGGTCGATGTCCAACAGGACATGGCACGCACCTTCCTGGTGCGGAGCCGCTGCACCGGACGGTGCCTCCTGGCGGGCGACAAGTCAGTTTGTCGCGCCTGCCCGAGGAGTTCCGCCAGATGTCCGTCGCCGTCGTCGCACCGCCGCACCCGGTCCTCGGGTGTGCGGCCGAGATGCGTGCGGCGCTGGACGCGGTGGCGGCGGTGCAGCCGACGTACATGAGCACCGCCGACAAGCAGACGGCGCTCGTCGAGCTGGCGCGCATCGAAGGGCGGGTCGCCGAGCTGCGGATGCGGGTCCTCGCGGCCTCGGGCGAGGTCGGGGAGGAGTCGGGAGCCCGGGATGCTGCGGCGTGGCTCGCGCACGCGACGCAGGCGGAGCCCGCCACCACCCGGTCCGACGCCGTGCTGGCCGAGCGACTCGAGCGCCGGCCGCTGGTGGCGGCCGCGATGCGCGAAGGGCGCGTCTCCCCTGCCCAGGCACGCGTTGTCGCCGCCGTCCTCGAGGACCTCCCTAGCCGCCCCGGCCAGGAGGTCGCCACCGATGCCGAGACCACCCTCGTCGCGTTCTGCGAGCACTTCCGGCCCAGCGAGCTGCGCCGCCTCGCCCGGCGCCTGCTGGAGGTGGTGGCACCGGAGGTGGCCGAGGCTGAGGAGGCCAAGCGCCTCGAGGAGGAGGAACGACGGGCGCTGGCTGAGGCGTTCCTCAAGTTCCACGACCTCGGCACCGGCCTCACCCGCTTCTGGGGCGCCTTGCCGACCGCCGTCGCCGAGCGGCTGAAGCGCTACCTGCAGGCCTACTCCTCGCCGCGGCGTACGAAGAAGCGCGGCGGACCCTGCGAGGACGACCCCTCCCCCGATCCCGCCGCCCCCACGGGCACCGGCGAACGCGTACCTGCCCACCGGGCCCACGCCCGGGCGTTCGCGGCCCTGCTCGAGCTGCTCGACCCCGACCGCCTGCCCGAACACGGCGGCGACGCCACGACCGTGATCATCACGATGACCCTCGATCAACTGTTGACCGACCTCGCCACCGCGGGGATGGCGTCGACGAGCAATGCCGACGGCGAGATCACCATCTCCGCCGAGGAAGCACGCCGGCTGGCCTGCCAGGCGGGCCTGGTGCCGGTCGTCCTCGACGGCAAGGGGCAGCCGCTCGACGTCGGGCGGGCCAGCAGGCTCTACCGGGCTCCGCAGCGACGGGCGATCCGGCTCCGCGACCGGCGCTGTCGGGCCGAGGGGTGCACGATCCCCGCGGCCTGGTGCGAGGTCCACCACCGCGAGCCGTGGTCCCAGGGCGGGCGCACCGACATCGCCGATGGCGTCTGCCTCTGTTCCCACCACCATCACCTGGTCCACGACCGGGCGTACGACCACCACTGGACAGCCCAGGGCGACGTGAGGTTCCACCGACGGCGGTGACGCAGACGCGCCCTACCGCCCGGACCTCACTCCCACTCGATGGTGCCCGGCGGCTTCGAGGTGATGTCGACGGTGACCCGGTTGATCTCGGCCACCTCGTTGGTGATGCGGGTCGAGATCTTCTCCAGCACGTCATACGGCAGGCGCGCCCAGTCGGCGGTCATGGCGTCCTCGGAGGTGACCGGGCGGAGGACGACCGGGTGGCCGTAGGTGCGGCCGTCGCCCTGGACGCCGACCGAGCGGACGTCGGCGAGCAGGACGACCGGCATCTGCCAGATGTCGCCGTCGAGGCCGGCGGCGGTCATCTCCTCGCGGGCGATCGCGTCGGCCTCGCGCAGGATGTCGAGGCGCTCGCGGGTGACCTCGCCGATGATCCGGATGCCGAGGCCGGGGCCGGGGAACGGCTGACGCTGGACGATCACGTTGGGCAGGCCGAGCTGGGCGCCGACGGCGCGCACCTCGTCCTTGAAGAGCTCGCGCAGCGGCTCGACCAGCTCGAACTCGAGGTCCTCGGGCAGGCCGCCGACGTTGTGGTGGGACTTGATGGTCGACGTACCGGCGCCGTGGCCGGACTCGACGATGTCGGGGTAGAGCGTGCCCTGGACGAGGAAGCCGACCTTCGTGCCCTCGGGCGCGTCCTTGATGACCTCGAGCTCGGCGCCCTCGAAGGCGCGGATGAACTCGCGGCCGATGATCTTGCGCTTCGCCTCGGGCTCGCTGGTGCCGGCGAGGGCGTCGAGGAACTGCTTCTCGGCGTCGACGATGACCAGCTTGGCGCCGGTGGCGGCGACGAAGTCGCGCTCGATCTGCTCGGTCTCGCCCTTGCGCATCAGGCCGTGGTCGACGTAGACGCAGGTGAGGCGGTCGCCGATCGCCTTCTGCACGATCGCGGCCGCGACGGCGGAGTCGACGCCACCGGAGAGGCCGCAGATCGCGCGGCCGTCCGGGCCGACCTGCTCGCGGATGCGGGCGATCTGCTCCTCGGCGATGTTGCCGATGGTCCAGGTCTGGCGACAGCCGGCGATGTCCCACAGGAAGTGCTCGAGGACCTTCTGGCCGTGCTCGGAGTGCAGCACCTCCGGGTGCCACTGCACGCCGGCGAGACCGCGGTCGACGTCCTCGAAGGCGGCGACCGGGGTGACCTCGGTCGAGGCGAGGACGGTGAAGCCCTCGGGAGCGGCCGACACCGAGTCGCCGTGTGACATCCAGACGTTGTGCTCGGCGGGGATGCCCTCGAGCAGCGTGCCGCCCGTGCCGACGGTCACGCGGGTGCGGCCGTACTCGCGGGCGCCGGTCGCGGAGACCGTGCCGCCGAGGCCGCGGGCCATCAGCTGGAAGCCGTAGCACATGCCGAAGACGGCGGGGCCGGACGTGAAGACGGCCGGGTCGATCGCCGGCGCGCCCTCCTCGTAGACCGACGACGGGCCGCCCGACAGGATGATCGCCTTCGGGTTGCGCGCGACCATCTCCGCGATCGGCATCGTGTGCGGCACGATCTCGGAGTACACCCGCGCCTCGCGCACCCGGCGGGCGATCAGCTGGGCGTACTGCGCCCCGAAGTCCACCACCAGGACCAGGTCGTGCTCGTGCTGGGTCTCCGGGGCCTCCGTCATGGGCGAATCGTATCGACCGCGCGCCCGTCCTCCGACTCGGCGCCGACCCCACGGACGACGCGCCGCACGCGCCAGGCCTCCACGGCGACGTATAGGGAGCCGCCGACCGCGAGGGCGAGCAGCGCCGGCGTGCGCCACTCGGGCCCGGCCACGCCGGACAAGCGGTCCGGGCTCGCATATCCCCACGCCACCAAGACCCCGAACATCGGCGTCCAGTACCAGAGGCGGAGGAGGGCCGCGCTCGCCGCGGCGATCCCCACGAAGCCGAGCACCGTCGATGCCCCACCCACCGACCAGCCGAGGGCGACGAGTGCCGCCGACACCGGCAGCGAGACCAGGACGAGGCATCCCATGCGGAGCGCCGGCAGCCTCATCGGCGAGCGGGGCGCCAGTAGGGCGAGCTCGGGCATCCGGTCCACCAGCGGAAAGCCGAGCGCCATGCCCGCCAGCACGGGCATGAGGTGCAGCACCGCGAGCCGGTTGCGCAGGAAGGGCAGCTCGACGTACGCGTCACTGGTGACCAGTGCGGCGAGCGCCAGGCCCAGCGACACCACCAGGGCGCCGTCGAGCGACCAGGCACGGGCCACCGCCCAGGCACGGGCGACCCGGCTCATCCGTGCGTCCTGACCTCGTCGTAGCGGCACTCCGCCAGCTGGCGGTACGTCGTGCGCACCCACGCCTCCTGAGTGGCGGGGTCGCCGTGCAGCCAGTCGTAGTCGCCGTCGTCGGGGGTCGGCTCCAGCAGCCCGGCTTGGAACTGGAGCCACCGGCCGAGCTGCCGGCGCACGTCGAATGCCAGCACCGGCGGCCCCTCCGCGTAGTCGGCCGGACAGGCGGCCGGCCGGACCAGCGTGTCGGTCGCCCGGTCGACGTCGACCGTACGTCGCACCTCGTCCTCCTGGAGGTTGACGACACCGTCACGAGGATTGGCGGGCGGGCCGTAGGGCGTCGCCACGAACCGTTCCGGCAGGCTCACCCCGATCGCGCGCAGTTCCGCCGCCTGGCGATCCACCTTGCCCGTGAAGTCGTCCAGCGGCAGGGGGAGGTCGGCCAGCAGACACACCTCGGGCTGAGCACCCGCGCAGGTGAGCGGCGGGTTGGCGATCGGGACCACGCGATCGCCCGCATCCCCCGGCGCGAACCACCAGGCGCCGACCCAGGCCGCTCCGACGCCGAGGGCGACCACCCGCCGCACGGGCGTGGCCAGGAACAGCCGGGGATGAGCCAGCACCAGGGCCACGCCGGCGAGCGCCAGACCGGCCAGGCCGATCGCCGTCGGGGGCCAGGCGCGATAGGTCATGCCACCCAGCGAGGCGGTGGCGCCACCGGTGTCGAAGAAGTCCGGCGCACCGCCGACCGTCGTCCACATGTAGAGCAGGAAGACGAGGACCACCGCCGCGGGCGCCGCCCACTCCCGCGCCGTGAGGTGGCCGATGAGCACTCCGAGGGCTGTCTGGCCGGCCAGCACCCCGCACGCC
Above is a genomic segment from Nocardioides aromaticivorans containing:
- a CDS encoding HNH endonuclease signature motif containing protein, yielding MSVAVVAPPHPVLGCAAEMRAALDAVAAVQPTYMSTADKQTALVELARIEGRVAELRMRVLAASGEVGEESGARDAAAWLAHATQAEPATTRSDAVLAERLERRPLVAAAMREGRVSPAQARVVAAVLEDLPSRPGQEVATDAETTLVAFCEHFRPSELRRLARRLLEVVAPEVAEAEEAKRLEEEERRALAEAFLKFHDLGTGLTRFWGALPTAVAERLKRYLQAYSSPRRTKKRGGPCEDDPSPDPAAPTGTGERVPAHRAHARAFAALLELLDPDRLPEHGGDATTVIITMTLDQLLTDLATAGMASTSNADGEITISAEEARRLACQAGLVPVVLDGKGQPLDVGRASRLYRAPQRRAIRLRDRRCRAEGCTIPAAWCEVHHREPWSQGGRTDIADGVCLCSHHHHLVHDRAYDHHWTAQGDVRFHRRR
- the guaA gene encoding glutamine-hydrolyzing GMP synthase, producing MTEAPETQHEHDLVLVVDFGAQYAQLIARRVREARVYSEIVPHTMPIAEMVARNPKAIILSGGPSSVYEEGAPAIDPAVFTSGPAVFGMCYGFQLMARGLGGTVSATGAREYGRTRVTVGTGGTLLEGIPAEHNVWMSHGDSVSAAPEGFTVLASTEVTPVAAFEDVDRGLAGVQWHPEVLHSEHGQKVLEHFLWDIAGCRQTWTIGNIAEEQIARIREQVGPDGRAICGLSGGVDSAVAAAIVQKAIGDRLTCVYVDHGLMRKGETEQIERDFVAATGAKLVIVDAEKQFLDALAGTSEPEAKRKIIGREFIRAFEGAELEVIKDAPEGTKVGFLVQGTLYPDIVESGHGAGTSTIKSHHNVGGLPEDLEFELVEPLRELFKDEVRAVGAQLGLPNVIVQRQPFPGPGLGIRIIGEVTRERLDILREADAIAREEMTAAGLDGDIWQMPVVLLADVRSVGVQGDGRTYGHPVVLRPVTSEDAMTADWARLPYDVLEKISTRITNEVAEINRVTVDITSKPPGTIEWE